The proteins below are encoded in one region of Sminthopsis crassicaudata isolate SCR6 chromosome 1, ASM4859323v1, whole genome shotgun sequence:
- the DCSTAMP gene encoding dendritic cell-specific transmembrane protein isoform X2, which translates to MNVGTSVIGVFLYLWGLYLIPRNTGWKGFLQHFGVCCVVGSISTTFLYLGLYWFLSSSIIFFLPFWITMTILLCWSKHVRCFAILFFLSCGLHEGRNALIAAGTGIVTFGHVKNIFHNLKGLLEGIMCNLSFKSFAIHFPLLNKYIEAIQWLYSLVTDIGLLEEIVSWNHTLAMSILTPSKAFEIRLNDTKEEILSVIDHVTTVTEVVSSLGQGLLTITGFALVLFSTGRFMKRFLGPHSHKFENIYITRYFVQFDESERHEKRSCVLPLNKQERKKYIIIPSICLASKEKKSLGLFFLPILTNLYVWAMFAALDYGLYQLISSINRHLQNLPGMEVHLKLYSELHFWFPILKMFGEGTSSPANENNP; encoded by the coding sequence ATGAATGTTGGAACCTCAGTCATTGgagtcttcttatatctttggGGACTTTACTTGATTCCGAGGAATACTGGATGGAAGGGATTCTTGCAACATTTTGGAGTTTGTTGTGTGGTTGGTTCAATTTCAACTACGTTTTTATATCTTGGCTTGTATTGGTTCCTATCTTCctccataattttcttccttcctttctggaTTACTATGACTATCCTACTGTGTTGGTCCAAGCATGTACGCTGTTTtgctattctcttctttctctcttgtgGACTACATGAAGGCAGAAATGCTCTGATTGCTGCAGGAACAGGAATTGTGACATTTGGCCACGTGAAAAATATCTTCCATAACCTGAAAGGACTATTGGAAGGGATAATGTGCAACCTCAGTTTCAAAAGTTTTGCTATCCATTTCCCTCTCTTGAACAAATACATTGAAGCAATTCAGTGGCTTTATAGTCTTGTCACAGATATTGGTCTGCTTGAAGAGATTGTCTCTTGGAATCACACGCTGGCCATGTCTATTCTCACTCCCAGCAAAGCCTTTGAGATTAGGCTAAATGATACCAAAGAAGAAATCCTAAGTGTGATAGACCATGTAACCACTGTCACAGAAGTGGTGTCTTCTCTGGGCCAAGGGCTATTGACCATCACTGGGTTTGCTCTAGTCCTATTCAGCACAGGACGCTTTATGAAACGTTTCTTGGGTCCTCATAGCCATAAATTTGAAAACATCTACATCACCAGATATTTTGTTCAATTTGATGAAAGTGAGAGACATGAAAAAAGGTCCTGTGTCCTTCCACTTAATaagcaggaaagaaagaagtacaTTATCATTCCTTCCATCTGCTTGGCttccaaagagaagaaaagcCTTGGACTGTTTTTCCTTCCCATACTGACCAATCTCTATGTTTGGGCCATGTTTGCAGCCTTGGATTATGGGTTGTATCAACTCATTTCTTCAATTAACAGACATCTCCAAAACTTGCCAGGAATGGAGGTTCACTTGAAACTGTACAGTGAG